The DNA segment GGTTTTCACCAGTTACAATACTATCATCTGTAAAATCGTAATTTCCACTAAGGTTATTATAGCTTACCAATCCTGAAATAGCAACCGGAAAGACAGATTCTGCAGGCAGCCATTGTGTGAATTCATGCTGTAACCCCACGCCAAAAAGACCTGTTTTTACATCTTCACGTTCTATCTTTGGAAAGTAGCGCACTTTTAATTCCGTGGCTTTAAAAACCCCAAACCGAGCTTGTAAAAAAGCAGTGGGTAAAAAATCTAAGTTAGCAGAAGCCAATCCCTGCGGAAGTGAAAACTCAACTTCTTCTGTGAATGTTCCTGTCTCATCTTGAACTTCGGCATACACTATTATATCTGGATTATTTTCACCAAAAGCCGTAGCAACTTGTTTTACCGTACTTGCATCCCTAAAATAAAGGTTGTTATAATCGGCTGTGTTTAATGTAAAACTTTTGTTCTCATCTTTTACAAACGAAACATTTCCAACTACAGAAATTTCAAATCGCAGTGGTTTTTTTACTTCAGCTGATTGTATCC comes from the Marixanthomonas ophiurae genome and includes:
- a CDS encoding DUF6588 family protein; this translates as MKHVVVLIGLLVSLPTLSQENLEDLLAAGIEDAQRFATEYITPAAEGMIYNTANGWIQSAEVKKPLRFEISVVGNVSFVKDENKSFTLNTADYNNLYFRDASTVKQVATAFGENNPDIIVYAEVQDETGTFTEEVEFSLPQGLASANLDFLPTAFLQARFGVFKATELKVRYFPKIEREDVKTGLFGVGLQHEFTQWLPAESVFPVAISGLVSYNNLSGNYDFTDDSIVTGENQQFDVKQNSWLFQLQASTKLPVFNVYGGVGYVTGTSDFDVLGTYRVADGIPLVEDTSEFTDPFSVRTKVSGVKGTIGAKLKLGFFGLHADYNFSEFNTVTAGVHFGI